A section of the Parasteatoda tepidariorum isolate YZ-2023 chromosome 6, CAS_Ptep_4.0, whole genome shotgun sequence genome encodes:
- the LOC107442384 gene encoding zinc finger protein 271-like, which yields MTTHSCAQNTSEKPYSCSICNKICSQSSNLTTHICVHTGEAPYSCNICNKSFSDKGTLNEHSCIHTGEKPYSCSICNKSFSTRGNLIKHCRVHTGEKPYSCSICNKSFSLKSSLIRHSHVHTGEKPYSCSICNKSFSEKGTLNKHYRIHTEEKPYSCSICNKSFSDKGTLNKHYRIHTEEKPYSCSICNKSFSTSGTLIKHRRVHTGEKPYSCSICNKSFSLKSSLIRHSHVHTGEKPYSCSICNKSFSDKGTLNKHYRIHTEEKPYSCSICNKSFSDKGTLNERSCVHTGEKPYSCSICNKSFSLKFSLIKHSRIHTGEKPYPCSICNKTFSDKWILNEHSRVHTGEKPYSCNICNKSFSQKGCLKKHSRVHSGERPYSCSICNKSFSQKCSLIKHSRIHTGEKPYSCSICNKSFSDKGILNEHSRVHTGEKPYFCSICKKSFSQKGCLIRHSRVHTGEKFYSCRICNKSLSECLC from the coding sequence atgaCTACACACAGTTGTGCTCAGAATACtagtgagaaaccttattcttgtagtatatgtaataaaatttgttcacaAAGCAGTAATCTCACTACACACATttgtgttcatactggtgaagcgccttattcttgtaatatatgtaataagagtttttcagatAAAGGGACTCTGAATGAACACAGTTgtattcatactggtgagaaaccttattcttgtagtatatgtaataagagtttttcaaccAGAGGGAATCTGATTAAGCActgtcgtgttcatactggggagaaaccttattcttgtagtatatgtaataaaagtttttcactaAAAAGTAGTCTTATCAGACACAGTcatgttcatactggtgagaagccttattcttgtagtatatgtaataagagtttctCAGAGAAAGGGactctaaataaacattaccGTATTCATACTGaggagaagccttattcttgtagtatatgtaataagagtttctcagacaaagggactctaaataaacattaccGTATTCATACTGaggagaagccttattcttgtagtatatgtaataagagtttttcaaccAGCGGGACTCTGATTAAGCAccgtcgtgttcatactggggagaaaccttattcttgtagcatatgtaataaaagtttttcactcAAAAGTAGTCTTATCAGACACAGTcatgttcatactggtgagaagccttattcttgtagtatatgtaataagagtttctcagacaaagggactctaaataaacattaccGTATTCATACTGaggagaagccttattcttgtagtatatgtaataagagtttttcagatAAAGGGACTCTGAATGAACGCAGttgtgttcatactggtgagaaaccttattcttgtagtatatgtaataaaagtttttcactgaaatttagTCTCATAAAACACAGTCGTATTCATACAGGTGAGAAGCCTTAtccttgtagtatatgtaataagactTTTTCAGATAAATGGATTCTGAATGaacacagtcgtgttcatactggtgagaaaccttattcttgtaatatatgtaataaaagtttttcacaaaaaggtTGTCTAAAAAAACACAGTCGTGTTCATTCTGGTGAGagaccttattcttgtagtatatgtaataaaagtttttcacaaaaatgtagTCTGATAAAACACAGTCGTATTCATAcaggtgagaaaccttattcttgtagtatatgtaataagagtttttcagatAAAGGGATTCTGAATGaacacagtcgtgttcatactggtgagaaaccttatttttgtagtatatgtaaaaaaagtttttcacaaaa